A genomic region of Pseudorca crassidens isolate mPseCra1 chromosome 10, mPseCra1.hap1, whole genome shotgun sequence contains the following coding sequences:
- the CRIPTO gene encoding protein Cripto — protein sequence MDQRKMERFSSSMILILAFSRAFELGLVTGLGHCELARPSQGDLAFRDNGLQSREEPAIRHRPSQFVPSMGIQNSKELNRTCCLNGGTCMLGSFCACPPSFYGRNCEHDMRKENCGSVPHDTWLPRKCSMCKCWHGQFRCFPQPFLPGCDGHVTDEHLTASGTPELALSACAFMLPGICLAIQSYY from the exons ATGGACCAAAGAAAGATGGAGCGCTTTTCTTCCAG TATGATTTTGATCCTGGCCTTTTCCAGAGCATTTGAACTGGGATTAGTCACTG GATTGGGCCACTGTGAACTTGCCCGTCCATCACAGGGAGACCTGGCCTTCAGAGACAACGGCCTTCAGTCCCGGGAGGAGCCTGCAATTCGTCATCGGCCTTCCCAGTTTGTACCATCCATGGGAATCCAGAACA GTAAGGAGCTAAACAGAACCTGCTGTCTGAATGGGGGAACCTGCATGCTGGGGTCCTTTTGTGCCTGCCCCCCCTCTTTCTATGGACGGAACTGTGAGCATGACATGCGCAAAGA GAACTGTGGATCTGTGCCCCATGACACCTGGCTGCCCAGAAAGTGTTCCATGTGTAAATGCTGGCACGGCCAGTTCCGCTGCTTTCCTCAGCCTTTCCTACCTGGTTGTG ATGGCCATGTGACGGATGAGCACCTCACAGCTTCCGGGACTCCAGAATTAGCGCTGTCTGCATGTGCTTTTATGCTACCTGGCATCTGCCTTGCTATACAAAGTTATTATTAA